A window of the Miscanthus floridulus cultivar M001 chromosome 14, ASM1932011v1, whole genome shotgun sequence genome harbors these coding sequences:
- the LOC136502872 gene encoding uncharacterized protein produces MCQSDSDMFGDSSEMDLYGDLVRSSHTDACYPERFSDNGGSSGRWMGKQSEHGRAFKELVLLIESLDLRIELLEQELSQKSNSRLSRLQEIKEKVDVVQKYFISVEAIPFVEVVVTMDQQVLTTLLPRKALCKPCSPPVCS; encoded by the exons ATGTG TCAGTCTGACTCTGACATGTTTGGGGACTCAAGTGAGATGGATCTGTATGGT GACCTTGTTCGTTCGTCACACACTGATGCATGCTACCCAGAGAGATTCTCCGACAATGGTGGGTCATCTGGTAGATGGATGGGTAAACAAAGTGAGCATGGCAGGGCATTCAAAGAACTTGTCCTGCTCATTGAAAGTCTAGATCTGCGTATTGAGTTACTTGAGCAGGAACTCTCCCAAAAGAGCAATTCGCGCCTATCACGCCTGcaggaaataaaagaaaaagttgATGTTGTGCAG AAGTATTTCATTTCGGTTGAAGCCATTCCATTTGTGGAAGTTGTGGTTACCATGGATCAGCAGGTTCTCACAACTCTACTTCCACGTAAAGCACTCTGCAAACCTTGCAGCCCACCAGTATGTAGTTGA